In Pseudomonas nunensis, a single window of DNA contains:
- a CDS encoding (R)-mandelonitrile lyase, with product MNPLIAPLVALSLLAGETCAQDSNEIRITHVGAQPSIKGAVENFTGTVRVDGLFKGDLPARISGGTVTFEPGARTAWHTHPLGQTLIVTAGVGYVQQEGASRQEIRPGDIVWIPPQTRHWHGATADNGMTHIAIAEAEDGKTVAWAEKVSDAQYEGRTPAQGL from the coding sequence ATGAATCCGTTGATTGCTCCGCTTGTTGCCTTGTCGCTCTTGGCCGGGGAAACCTGCGCCCAGGACTCTAACGAGATCCGCATCACCCACGTCGGCGCTCAGCCCTCAATCAAAGGCGCAGTAGAAAACTTCACGGGCACGGTGCGTGTTGATGGCTTGTTCAAGGGTGACCTGCCGGCTCGCATCAGCGGTGGCACAGTGACCTTCGAACCCGGCGCGCGCACGGCCTGGCATACCCATCCGCTGGGGCAAACGCTGATCGTCACCGCCGGCGTCGGCTACGTACAGCAAGAGGGCGCGTCCCGTCAGGAAATTCGCCCGGGGGACATTGTCTGGATACCGCCGCAAACACGCCACTGGCATGGGGCGACTGCCGACAATGGCATGACCCATATCGCAATCGCCGAAGCCGAAGACGGGAAAACCGTCGCATGGGCTGAAAAGGTTTCGGACGCGCAATACGAAGGCCGAACGCCCGCTCAGGGCCTGTAA
- a CDS encoding LysR family transcriptional regulator: MDRSELGDLAVFLVVAQELNFTRAAARLSTSQSSVSQTIRRLEARLGVRLLARTTRRMATTEAGERLLETVRPAFGNIEAKLSELSEMRQKPAGSVRITASKHAAEGILWPTVSRLLLEYPDIKVEISSDSALTDIVTDRFDAGVRLGEQIDRDMIAVRIGPDLRMIVVGSPSYLARSPAITRPHDLTRHACINVRLPSSGALYVWEFHHQGRDLNVRVDGPLTFNNMRMVQQAAVEGFGLAFISEDVAQEQLRSGELVQVLDEWCPFFSGYHLYFPSRRQQSPAFTLLVEALRKNVDASFSGAKWRPA; the protein is encoded by the coding sequence ATGGATCGGTCTGAGCTCGGCGATCTGGCGGTTTTTCTGGTCGTGGCGCAGGAGCTGAACTTCACTCGCGCAGCCGCCCGACTCTCTACGTCGCAGTCTTCGGTCAGCCAGACCATTCGCCGGCTCGAAGCTCGCCTGGGCGTCAGATTGCTCGCTCGCACCACCCGAAGGATGGCCACGACGGAGGCGGGAGAACGGTTACTGGAAACCGTACGACCTGCATTTGGCAACATTGAAGCCAAGCTGAGCGAGCTGAGTGAAATGCGCCAGAAACCGGCCGGCAGCGTTCGCATTACCGCGAGCAAGCACGCGGCGGAAGGCATTCTCTGGCCCACGGTTTCACGGCTGTTGCTCGAGTACCCAGACATCAAGGTCGAGATATCCAGCGACTCGGCATTAACCGATATCGTCACTGATCGCTTCGATGCCGGAGTGCGACTGGGTGAGCAGATAGATCGGGACATGATCGCCGTACGGATCGGTCCTGATCTGCGAATGATCGTCGTCGGATCGCCGTCGTACCTGGCGCGCAGTCCAGCGATCACCAGGCCGCACGACCTGACCCGTCACGCCTGCATCAATGTGCGCCTGCCGTCCTCGGGGGCTCTCTACGTCTGGGAGTTCCATCACCAAGGACGTGACTTGAATGTACGGGTTGATGGCCCGCTGACGTTCAACAACATGCGCATGGTGCAACAAGCGGCGGTGGAAGGTTTCGGCCTGGCATTCATATCTGAGGACGTTGCGCAGGAACAACTGCGATCCGGTGAGCTTGTTCAGGTGCTTGATGAATGGTGCCCGTTTTTCTCGGGATACCACCTTTATTTTCCCAGCCGACGTCAGCAGTCTCCCGCGTTTACGCTCTTGGTTGAGGCATTGCGCAAGAACGTCGATGCATCATTTTCGGGTGCAAAATGGCGTCCGGCCTGA
- a CDS encoding LysR family transcriptional regulator, whose product MSRANLNDLQAFVVITREGSFTRAAAQLGVSPSAVSHTMRALEARLGVRLLTRTTRSVSTTEAGQRLYLSMAPRFEEIELELAAVSEFRDTPAGNVRISTSEHAANNILWPKLLKVLPDYPDIKVEITVDYALSDIVAQRYDAGVRLGDQVAKDMIAVPVGPQLRMAVVGSPGYLKRQPSPKVPGDLAEHNCINLRLPTHGSLLQWDFEKDGHELKARVEGQWTFNSSVPILRAAVAGCGLAFLPEDMVTKELADGSLVRVLEDWCQPFSGYHLYYPNRREQSSAFGVVVDALRYEP is encoded by the coding sequence ATGTCCCGAGCCAATCTCAACGACCTGCAAGCCTTCGTGGTCATTACCCGCGAGGGCAGCTTTACCCGCGCTGCCGCACAGTTGGGCGTTTCACCCTCCGCCGTGAGCCATACGATGCGCGCTCTTGAGGCACGGCTCGGCGTTCGACTGCTGACCCGAACCACGCGTAGCGTATCCACCACCGAGGCAGGTCAGCGGCTCTATCTCTCCATGGCACCACGCTTTGAAGAAATCGAACTTGAATTGGCTGCTGTCAGCGAGTTTCGCGATACCCCGGCGGGCAATGTGCGGATTTCAACCTCCGAACATGCAGCGAACAACATTCTTTGGCCCAAGCTATTGAAGGTTCTTCCCGACTACCCAGACATCAAGGTCGAAATCACCGTCGACTACGCCCTGTCCGACATCGTCGCGCAGCGTTATGACGCAGGCGTGCGCCTGGGCGATCAAGTCGCCAAGGACATGATTGCCGTTCCGGTCGGCCCTCAGTTGCGCATGGCGGTAGTGGGTTCCCCAGGATACTTAAAGCGGCAACCCTCACCGAAAGTGCCTGGCGATCTCGCGGAACATAATTGCATCAATCTGCGTTTGCCTACCCACGGAAGCCTTCTGCAATGGGATTTTGAAAAGGACGGCCACGAACTGAAAGCGCGTGTTGAAGGACAATGGACGTTCAACAGTAGCGTGCCAATCCTGCGTGCTGCTGTCGCGGGTTGCGGGTTAGCGTTCCTGCCAGAAGATATGGTGACGAAGGAGCTTGCCGACGGAAGCCTTGTGCGGGTACTGGAAGATTGGTGCCAACCTTTTTCTGGCTACCATCTCTACTACCCTAACCGTCGCGAACAGTCGTCAGCGTTTGGCGTAGTGGTTGATGCGCTGCGCTATGAGCCATGA
- a CDS encoding lactonase family protein, producing the protein MTKPLLIAAAVVCGISLQANAATFAYISSPGDGLISQYRLDQSNGALSLIEQVSAGDQVNPMAITPDGKVLFAALRVKPFQVLGYRIDPKSGHLAPLSKAPLAESMAYLSTDRKGHYLLGASYGADTVSVQAIDKAYQPSANILTYKTGPHAHSLRTDPSNRFAYAGNLGADQVLQYRLDAKTGALTPIGRGYISVPSNTGPRHLAFSPNGKYLYVVGEMSGTVTAFSINDSTGALTQISVANGIPERLKLAHGEVRDARNNDLKDDPTPRIWAADLRISPDGKLLLMTERTSSSVSAFAVDPSTGHLSFLENYPVEEKQPRNIAFSPNGRWLLVTGEKSEKVGTYAVSDKGALKRVGEAASGKGALWIEVLQTSVE; encoded by the coding sequence GTGACCAAACCCCTTCTCATCGCCGCTGCCGTTGTGTGCGGTATCAGTCTGCAAGCCAATGCCGCCACTTTTGCCTACATCTCCAGCCCCGGAGACGGTCTGATTTCCCAGTATCGCCTTGACCAGAGCAACGGTGCGCTAAGCCTGATCGAACAGGTCAGCGCCGGCGATCAGGTCAATCCGATGGCCATCACGCCTGACGGCAAAGTGTTGTTTGCGGCATTACGGGTCAAGCCGTTTCAGGTGCTGGGTTACCGCATAGATCCCAAGAGCGGACACCTGGCTCCGCTGTCCAAAGCACCCTTGGCAGAAAGCATGGCTTACCTGTCTACCGACAGAAAAGGACACTATTTGCTCGGCGCATCCTATGGGGCCGACACCGTCAGCGTTCAGGCCATCGACAAGGCCTATCAGCCTTCTGCCAACATCCTGACCTACAAGACCGGCCCACATGCGCACTCACTGCGTACCGACCCTAGCAACCGGTTTGCCTACGCGGGCAATCTTGGCGCGGATCAGGTCCTACAATATCGCCTCGACGCCAAAACCGGCGCGCTCACGCCCATCGGCCGCGGCTACATCAGTGTCCCGAGCAATACCGGGCCTCGGCACCTGGCCTTTTCCCCGAATGGCAAATACCTGTACGTGGTCGGTGAAATGAGCGGCACCGTCACCGCGTTTTCGATCAACGACAGCACCGGTGCATTGACTCAGATCAGCGTGGCGAATGGCATTCCCGAGCGTTTGAAACTGGCTCACGGCGAAGTGCGTGACGCGCGCAACAACGACCTCAAGGACGACCCCACGCCACGTATCTGGGCCGCCGACCTGCGGATCTCGCCGGATGGCAAGCTACTGCTTATGACCGAGCGCACCAGCAGTTCGGTGTCGGCGTTCGCAGTTGATCCTTCCACCGGCCACTTGAGCTTTCTCGAAAACTATCCGGTGGAAGAGAAGCAGCCACGCAATATCGCGTTTTCACCCAACGGTCGCTGGTTGCTGGTGACGGGTGAGAAAAGCGAAAAAGTCGGCACGTATGCCGTCAGCGACAAGGGCGCCTTGAAACGTGTCGGCGAAGCGGCATCGGGCAAAGGCGCGCTGTGGATAGAAGTGCTGCAGACGTCGGTGGAGTAA
- a CDS encoding aldo/keto reductase, translated as MKIRKLGNGLEVSALGLGCMSMTSAYGPAADKHSMIKLIRSAHDQGITLFDTAEAYGPFSNEDLLGEALQPIRDQVVVATKFGFDIDLITGERGGGTNSRPEHIRAVAEAALKRLRTDRIDLFYQHRVDPEVPIEDVAGTVKDLIAQGKVKHFGLSEAGVQTIRRAHAVQPVTAVQSEYSLFWRGPEHELLGVLEELDIGFVPFSPLGAGFLTGQIDENTRFDASDFRNFVPRFSPEARKANLALVDVVKSVAQRKDATPAQVALAWLLAQKPWIVPIPGTTKQHRLEENLGAIELELTGEDLRLIDDQMSRIQVQGERLPEPALKMTGL; from the coding sequence ATGAAAATTCGCAAGCTGGGCAACGGCCTGGAAGTGTCCGCTCTGGGCCTTGGCTGCATGAGCATGACCTCGGCCTACGGGCCAGCCGCTGACAAACACAGCATGATCAAGCTGATTCGCTCCGCGCATGATCAAGGGATCACCCTGTTTGACACCGCAGAGGCGTACGGCCCGTTCAGTAACGAGGACCTGCTGGGTGAAGCCCTGCAGCCGATCCGCGACCAAGTGGTGGTGGCCACCAAGTTCGGCTTCGACATTGACCTGATCACCGGCGAGCGAGGTGGCGGCACCAACAGCCGGCCGGAGCATATCCGGGCGGTGGCAGAGGCCGCGTTGAAGCGCCTTCGAACGGATCGCATCGATCTGTTCTACCAGCATCGGGTGGATCCCGAGGTGCCGATTGAAGATGTCGCCGGCACCGTCAAGGATCTGATCGCCCAGGGCAAGGTGAAGCACTTCGGCTTGTCCGAGGCTGGCGTGCAAACCATTCGCCGTGCCCATGCGGTTCAGCCGGTGACAGCGGTACAGAGCGAATACTCGCTGTTCTGGCGTGGCCCGGAGCACGAACTCCTGGGCGTGCTGGAAGAGCTGGATATCGGCTTTGTACCGTTCAGCCCACTCGGCGCCGGTTTTCTCACTGGCCAGATTGATGAAAACACCCGGTTCGATGCGTCCGACTTTAGAAATTTCGTACCGCGCTTCTCTCCTGAGGCACGCAAGGCCAACCTCGCACTGGTCGACGTGGTGAAGTCCGTCGCACAACGCAAAGATGCTACGCCCGCGCAGGTGGCGTTGGCTTGGCTGTTGGCGCAAAAGCCCTGGATCGTCCCGATACCTGGCACGACAAAACAACACCGGCTGGAGGAGAACCTTGGGGCTATCGAGCTGGAGCTGACCGGCGAGGATCTGCGCTTGATCGATGACCAAATGTCGCGGATCCAGGTGCAAGGTGAACGCCTGCCCGAGCCGGCGCTGAAGATGACCGGGCTCTGA
- a CDS encoding nuclear transport factor 2 family protein: MAHVDESSEIIEVLNAYHTAMVEARTPDLDRLLEPGFSLVHITGYVQPKHEWLDLVWSGDFNYHRIELVQNSLEVSVKGTGSTVQGRGIFNASINGMTAPWRLRFVLELKQHEGAWMIASARYTAF; this comes from the coding sequence ATGGCGCACGTTGACGAAAGCTCAGAGATTATTGAAGTCCTGAACGCCTATCACACTGCCATGGTGGAGGCTCGTACGCCCGATCTTGATCGCTTGCTTGAACCGGGTTTCTCACTGGTGCATATCACCGGCTACGTTCAGCCCAAGCACGAATGGCTCGATCTCGTCTGGTCGGGAGACTTCAACTATCACCGAATCGAACTGGTGCAGAACTCGCTTGAAGTCAGCGTCAAGGGAACAGGCTCCACGGTGCAAGGCCGCGGCATTTTCAACGCCAGCATTAACGGCATGACTGCCCCCTGGAGATTGAGATTCGTTTTAGAACTCAAGCAGCACGAAGGTGCATGGATGATCGCGAGTGCCCGCTACACCGCGTTCTAA
- a CDS encoding Nramp family divalent metal transporter — MTSIPSVEGKAAAPAQNRFSRVLKLLGPGIIAVLSWLGAGDLITSSVAGANYGYAMMWVLAVSLLLRYLIVNIIARFQLCNNQGMTILQGYAQLNPFFAWFMLVYALLMGHLMNAYMIKGAGESLAMLLKIDQPLLCSLAVVLAVWMLVGRNIYSMIEGVMKVLLAIMTLAFIALAVMSGPDVVGIVKGTIGFNIPPDEGVHGALLVAVSVIGAVAGSIANFVHPYVMRQKGWTGPQHKRVQRNDLLFAVFVGIVINLAIWIVGAEILRPNGIEVKTLADLGKALEIFFGPIGWYVFFIGVFATLFASISGKTTAFPMLITDAFQHVLPERREKYGKEFHHDPMHKWFMLFILVTPLIWSLPGMPDFVTLTIGVSALNIIGLPVISLGLLIMSNQKSLLDKKYRNNLFENVALLFATGLALWVAFQLGVDLFT, encoded by the coding sequence ATGACGAGCATTCCTTCGGTCGAAGGCAAAGCTGCGGCGCCCGCACAAAACCGATTCTCACGAGTACTCAAGCTGCTGGGCCCCGGCATCATCGCGGTGCTGTCCTGGCTGGGCGCAGGTGACCTGATCACCTCATCCGTGGCCGGTGCCAACTACGGTTACGCAATGATGTGGGTGCTGGCGGTCTCTCTGCTCTTGAGATACCTGATCGTCAACATCATCGCTCGCTTCCAGCTGTGCAATAACCAGGGCATGACCATCCTGCAAGGCTATGCGCAGCTGAATCCGTTTTTCGCCTGGTTCATGCTCGTTTACGCCCTGCTGATGGGGCACTTGATGAACGCCTACATGATCAAAGGGGCGGGTGAGTCGCTGGCGATGCTGTTGAAAATCGACCAGCCGCTGCTGTGTTCACTGGCGGTGGTGCTCGCAGTGTGGATGCTGGTGGGGCGTAATATTTATTCGATGATCGAAGGCGTGATGAAGGTGTTGCTGGCGATCATGACCTTGGCGTTCATTGCCCTGGCCGTGATGTCCGGCCCCGATGTCGTCGGCATCGTCAAAGGCACCATCGGTTTCAATATTCCGCCGGATGAAGGCGTGCATGGCGCGCTGCTGGTGGCGGTCTCGGTGATCGGCGCGGTGGCCGGTTCGATTGCCAACTTCGTCCATCCTTACGTCATGCGCCAAAAGGGCTGGACAGGGCCGCAACACAAGCGCGTTCAACGCAACGATTTGCTGTTCGCCGTGTTCGTCGGGATCGTCATCAACCTGGCCATCTGGATCGTCGGCGCGGAAATCCTGCGGCCCAACGGCATCGAGGTGAAGACCTTGGCCGACCTGGGCAAGGCGCTGGAAATTTTCTTCGGCCCGATCGGTTGGTACGTATTCTTCATCGGTGTATTCGCCACGCTGTTTGCCAGCATTTCAGGCAAGACCACCGCGTTCCCGATGCTGATTACCGATGCCTTCCAGCACGTTCTTCCTGAGCGTCGAGAGAAGTACGGCAAAGAGTTTCACCATGATCCGATGCACAAGTGGTTCATGCTGTTCATCCTTGTGACGCCGTTGATCTGGTCGTTGCCAGGCATGCCGGATTTCGTGACCCTGACCATCGGTGTCAGCGCGCTGAACATCATTGGCTTGCCGGTCATTTCCCTGGGCCTGCTGATCATGTCCAACCAGAAATCGTTGCTGGACAAGAAATATCGCAACAACCTGTTTGAGAACGTTGCGCTGCTGTTTGC
- a CDS encoding SDR family oxidoreductase — MKNYSKVIVVIGAGSIGQAIARRVSAGKHVVLADLKQENADAAAKVLLDAGFEVTTAIVDVSSRESVQALVQTATAIGEITGVIHAAGVSPSQAPVATILRVDLYGTAVVLEEFGHVIAEGGCAIVIASQSGHRLPALSVEQNKALATTPADDLLALPMLQADQVTDPLNAYQISKRGNSLRVMAEAVRWGKRGARVNTISPGIIFTPLARDELSGPRGEGYRRMIDVSAAGRGGTPDEVGAVGALLMGPEGTFITGSDFLMDGGVTAAYWYGDLAPR; from the coding sequence ATGAAAAATTATTCAAAAGTGATTGTCGTTATAGGCGCCGGCTCGATCGGCCAAGCCATTGCCCGCAGAGTCAGTGCCGGTAAGCACGTCGTATTGGCAGATCTCAAGCAGGAGAACGCCGATGCCGCGGCCAAGGTCTTGCTCGACGCAGGATTCGAGGTCACTACGGCCATCGTAGACGTCTCTTCTCGCGAGTCGGTTCAGGCGTTGGTGCAGACCGCAACGGCAATTGGAGAGATCACCGGCGTCATCCACGCTGCGGGTGTTTCACCTTCTCAAGCGCCCGTTGCAACCATCTTGCGGGTTGATTTGTATGGCACGGCGGTCGTTCTTGAAGAGTTCGGCCATGTCATCGCCGAAGGCGGCTGCGCAATTGTGATCGCTTCACAATCCGGCCATCGCTTGCCCGCGTTGAGCGTCGAACAAAACAAGGCGCTGGCGACCACACCAGCGGATGACCTGCTCGCGCTCCCGATGCTTCAAGCGGACCAAGTCACCGATCCTTTGAACGCTTACCAAATCTCCAAGCGTGGGAATTCGTTGCGGGTCATGGCAGAAGCCGTTCGCTGGGGTAAACGTGGGGCGCGAGTCAATACGATCAGCCCGGGCATCATTTTTACCCCATTGGCGCGGGACGAGTTGAGCGGCCCACGTGGCGAGGGCTACCGGCGCATGATCGACGTGAGCGCGGCAGGACGCGGTGGAACGCCCGATGAAGTGGGCGCCGTAGGAGCGTTGCTCATGGGGCCGGAGGGCACGTTCATTACCGGCAGCGATTTCCTGATGGATGGCGGTGTCACGGCGGCTTACTGGTACGGCGATCTGGCGCCCCGGTAG
- a CDS encoding aldo/keto reductase, protein MQKRKLGNSSLEVSALGLGCMGLSHGYGPATDTKQAVALIRTAVERGITFFDTAEVYGPYLNEEVLGQALAPVRDQVVIATKFGFTFGADNKQQILNSRPEHIRVAVEGSLRRLKTDFIDLLYQHRVDPDVPIEDVAGVVKALIQEGKVKHFGLSEAGAQTIRRAHAVQPVTALQSEYSLWWREPEQEILPTLEELGIGFVPFSPLGKGFLTGTVAADASYGSDDFRSIVPRFSPEALQANQALVVLIRKLAAQQAATPAQIALAWLLAQAPWIVPIPGTTKLHRLEENIGGASITLTEVDLKAIDSALSQIRIQGDRYPESLKARVGR, encoded by the coding sequence ATGCAAAAACGCAAACTCGGAAACAGCTCTCTTGAGGTATCCGCACTGGGTCTGGGCTGCATGGGGCTCAGCCATGGCTACGGCCCGGCGACCGACACGAAACAAGCCGTCGCCCTGATCCGCACGGCAGTTGAGCGAGGCATCACCTTCTTCGACACCGCCGAGGTGTACGGTCCTTACCTAAACGAAGAAGTGCTCGGTCAGGCGCTGGCGCCGGTTCGCGATCAGGTGGTCATCGCCACCAAGTTTGGCTTTACCTTCGGGGCCGATAACAAACAACAGATCCTCAACAGTCGCCCGGAGCACATCCGGGTTGCCGTCGAGGGCTCGCTGCGTCGGCTGAAGACCGACTTCATCGATTTGCTCTACCAGCATCGGGTCGACCCGGACGTACCCATCGAGGATGTCGCGGGTGTGGTGAAGGCGCTTATCCAGGAAGGCAAGGTCAAGCACTTCGGTCTTTCGGAGGCGGGGGCGCAGACCATTCGACGTGCTCATGCTGTCCAGCCGGTTACCGCGCTGCAAAGTGAGTACTCGCTCTGGTGGCGAGAGCCTGAACAGGAAATTCTTCCGACACTTGAAGAGTTGGGTATCGGTTTCGTGCCCTTCAGTCCGTTGGGTAAAGGTTTTCTCACTGGAACCGTGGCGGCAGACGCCTCCTACGGCAGCGACGATTTTCGCAGCATCGTTCCCCGCTTCAGCCCCGAAGCCCTTCAGGCCAACCAGGCATTGGTGGTGCTGATCCGCAAGCTCGCGGCCCAGCAGGCTGCGACACCCGCCCAGATTGCACTTGCCTGGCTGCTCGCCCAAGCGCCCTGGATTGTTCCAATTCCCGGAACCACCAAACTGCATCGCCTGGAAGAAAACATTGGCGGTGCGAGCATCACGCTTACCGAAGTCGATCTCAAGGCGATTGATTCGGCGCTGTCGCAGATCCGCATCCAGGGCGACCGCTACCCCGAGTCTCTCAAGGCTCGAGTCGGGCGCTGA
- a CDS encoding tyrosine-type recombinase/integrase encodes MTKLTAKELESLDANDAGRVVREDGGLSGKVQLKKKGITVAFYYQFRWEGRFTGISCGTWPGTPLPEIRKIRNIARDLVATGVNPNDHKRAEKARARAELNAQLVAAETLRAKELTLGDMAEKWLLNGVARKDGNAELRRRFAKDLYPTLKNKTLSSVNEHDLRSVVRTVVGRGANRQAIGLFADITQMFAWAEKRQPWRALLVDGNPTNLIEINKLIPSDYQEERSRILSPGELLDLHNRFQQMTIDYNALPAGQKYEGIRPLKKETQLALWISLGTLCRIGELLQAEWKNVDLDQQTWFIPSENVKGSRGKKQDHHVFLSPFALHFFQELKTLTGDSRWCFPNKQDDQHVDVKVVSKQVGDRQARFKNRKALSRRRHDDTLVLADGQSGDWTPHDLRRTGATMMQALGVSLDVIDRCQNHVLAGSRVRRHYLHHDYAEEKKRAWNLLGDRLSAVLSSTYEHPPTVSMLSFPAFAVTETWPPS; translated from the coding sequence ATGACCAAACTCACTGCCAAAGAACTGGAATCATTAGACGCAAACGACGCAGGTCGAGTCGTCAGGGAAGACGGCGGTCTCTCTGGCAAGGTCCAACTCAAGAAAAAAGGTATCACCGTCGCGTTCTATTACCAGTTCCGATGGGAAGGGAGATTCACCGGTATTTCGTGTGGGACATGGCCAGGCACACCGCTGCCGGAAATACGCAAAATACGGAACATCGCCCGCGATCTTGTGGCGACTGGAGTGAACCCCAACGATCATAAACGAGCCGAAAAAGCGAGAGCCCGCGCAGAGCTCAACGCTCAACTTGTCGCCGCCGAAACGCTCAGGGCAAAGGAGTTGACCTTAGGAGACATGGCAGAAAAATGGCTGCTGAATGGCGTAGCGAGGAAAGACGGTAACGCTGAACTGCGCCGACGCTTCGCCAAAGACCTGTACCCCACACTGAAAAACAAAACATTGTCTTCCGTAAATGAGCACGACTTACGGAGCGTCGTGCGAACCGTCGTCGGTCGCGGGGCCAATCGACAGGCCATTGGTTTGTTTGCCGATATCACTCAGATGTTTGCATGGGCAGAAAAGCGCCAGCCCTGGCGGGCTCTGCTGGTTGATGGTAACCCGACCAACCTAATTGAGATTAATAAGCTGATCCCATCTGATTACCAAGAGGAAAGAAGCCGTATTCTCTCGCCTGGTGAGTTGTTGGACCTGCATAACCGCTTCCAGCAAATGACTATCGACTACAACGCCCTCCCCGCCGGCCAAAAATACGAGGGCATTCGGCCGTTAAAGAAGGAAACCCAACTTGCGCTCTGGATCAGCCTGGGCACCTTGTGCCGGATCGGCGAGTTGCTGCAGGCCGAATGGAAAAATGTCGATCTGGACCAGCAAACCTGGTTTATCCCGAGCGAAAATGTCAAAGGCTCCCGGGGCAAGAAACAAGACCACCATGTTTTCCTCTCGCCCTTTGCCCTGCATTTCTTTCAGGAACTCAAGACCCTCACGGGAGACTCCCGGTGGTGCTTTCCGAACAAGCAGGATGATCAGCATGTTGATGTGAAAGTGGTGAGTAAGCAGGTAGGCGATCGCCAGGCTCGATTCAAAAACCGCAAGGCTCTCTCACGACGGCGTCACGACGATACCCTGGTCCTTGCTGACGGCCAGAGCGGCGACTGGACGCCGCATGACCTGCGCCGCACGGGCGCGACCATGATGCAGGCTTTGGGAGTCAGCTTAGATGTCATTGATCGCTGCCAAAACCATGTACTGGCCGGCTCTCGGGTGAGGCGCCACTACCTGCACCATGACTATGCCGAAGAGAAGAAGCGCGCCTGGAACCTGTTGGGTGATCGACTCAGTGCCGTGCTGTCCTCAACCTACGAGCACCCACCAACCGTGTCGATGCTGTCTTTTCCAGCGTTCGCGGTTACAGAGACGTGGCCTCCCTCATAA
- a CDS encoding carboxymuconolactone decarboxylase family protein gives MSTDTPIAHRKTTPLPALIVLFLGLGLVSGIAIQNAEASQTMTSSQPVSKTLSAKQQSIPLIAAFMATSDMPKLSAALNQGLDAGLTVSEAREILVQLYAYVGFPRSLNALNELMTVVQARKQRGIQDAPGREPGRAIPTGEALLAAGTANQTRISGGPVKGPVFEFAPVINQFLQTHLFGDIFERDNLDWQSRELATVGALAATPGVESQLRSHMQASMRVGLSADQLKQVTELLAKHADEPTANRASAALTQALAASGG, from the coding sequence ATGTCCACTGACACACCGATTGCACATCGCAAGACCACCCCCCTCCCCGCGCTGATAGTCCTGTTTCTGGGCCTTGGATTGGTGTCGGGTATTGCCATTCAGAACGCCGAGGCATCGCAAACCATGACCAGCTCACAACCCGTGTCAAAAACGCTGTCGGCCAAGCAGCAAAGCATTCCACTGATCGCAGCATTCATGGCAACCAGTGACATGCCCAAGCTCAGTGCTGCATTGAATCAAGGCCTGGACGCCGGCCTGACGGTCAGCGAGGCCAGGGAAATCCTGGTGCAGCTGTACGCCTATGTCGGTTTTCCGCGCAGCCTCAACGCATTGAATGAACTGATGACGGTCGTGCAAGCGCGCAAACAACGTGGCATCCAGGATGCCCCCGGACGTGAACCCGGCCGTGCCATTCCAACAGGTGAGGCCCTGCTTGCGGCAGGAACAGCCAATCAAACCCGAATTTCGGGCGGCCCGGTCAAGGGGCCGGTGTTCGAGTTCGCCCCGGTCATCAACCAGTTTCTGCAAACCCACCTGTTTGGCGACATCTTCGAGCGCGACAACCTGGACTGGCAAAGCCGCGAACTGGCGACCGTCGGAGCGCTGGCGGCGACGCCGGGCGTGGAATCGCAATTGCGCTCGCACATGCAGGCGAGCATGCGGGTGGGCCTGAGCGCCGATCAGTTGAAGCAAGTCACAGAGCTACTGGCCAAGCACGCGGATGAACCAACCGCCAATCGTGCAAGCGCAGCGCTGACGCAGGCACTGGCAGCGTCTGGAGGTTGA